From the Nitrospira sp. genome, one window contains:
- the coaD gene encoding pantetheine-phosphate adenylyltransferase: protein MKIGIYPGTFDPITHGHTDIITRSLRVFDKVVVAVAPNPAKHPLFNLTERLEMVKLVMKDLTQVDVTVFEGLLVDYVARSGAHAIIRGLRAISDFEHEFQMALINRKLAKNVETVFLMPSEEFSYLSSTIIKDVAQHGGPLTEFLHPDVARRLEERIRSLKQ from the coding sequence ATGAAAATCGGTATATACCCCGGGACCTTTGACCCTATTACGCATGGTCATACCGATATCATTACACGCAGCCTGCGCGTTTTCGACAAGGTGGTCGTGGCGGTCGCACCGAATCCAGCCAAGCATCCGCTCTTTAATCTGACCGAGCGGCTGGAGATGGTGAAGCTGGTCATGAAGGATCTGACCCAGGTCGACGTGACCGTCTTCGAAGGCCTCCTGGTTGACTATGTCGCGCGGTCGGGAGCCCATGCCATTATTCGAGGGCTGCGAGCCATCTCTGACTTCGAGCACGAATTTCAGATGGCCCTCATCAACCGGAAACTGGCCAAGAATGTGGAGACCGTATTTCTCATGCCCAGCGAAGAATTTTCGTACCTCTCTTCCACCATCATCAAAGACGTCGCCCAGCACGGCGGTCCGTTAACGGAGTTCCTGCATCCCGACGTGGCTCGACGTCTTGAAGAACGAATCCGGAGCCTCAAACAATGA
- a CDS encoding pyridoxal phosphate-dependent aminotransferase: MKLAARVSRITPSPTLAMTATAKAMAAQGIDVVDFSSGEPDFDTPEPVKAAAEAAIRAGFTKYTPSSGIDELRQAIADKLLAEQGLRYEKAQILVSCGAKHSLYNVAEALLEAGDEIIIPTPYWVSYADQALLNDATPVLLPTKEDEDYAINPEELQKLVTPRTKAIIVNSPCNPTGATYDKRTLEAIATIAVKHNLLIISDEIYEKVLYDGATHISIATLGPEVAERTVIINGVSKAYAMTGWRIGYAAGPKPLLTAMANIQSQSTSNPCSISQKAAVAALKLGGPFTEMMVVEFDRRRKVMVERLNAIPGVSCRMPGGAFYAFPNIGGVLGRTGPNGPVASPQALANYLLNEAHVAVVPGEPFGSQHHIRLSYATSMDTITKGLDRIAAAFGKLTA; encoded by the coding sequence ATGAAACTCGCCGCACGCGTCAGTCGAATCACTCCGTCTCCGACATTGGCCATGACCGCGACCGCCAAAGCCATGGCTGCGCAAGGGATCGATGTCGTCGATTTCTCATCCGGGGAACCGGATTTCGATACGCCGGAACCCGTCAAGGCCGCGGCCGAAGCAGCCATTCGCGCCGGCTTTACGAAATATACCCCTTCGTCAGGCATCGACGAGCTTCGTCAAGCCATTGCCGATAAACTTCTCGCTGAGCAAGGTTTGCGCTATGAGAAGGCCCAAATCTTGGTTTCCTGCGGAGCCAAGCACTCGCTCTACAACGTCGCCGAAGCCCTCCTAGAGGCCGGCGATGAGATTATTATTCCAACACCCTACTGGGTGTCCTACGCCGATCAGGCGCTCCTCAATGATGCCACCCCCGTGCTGCTCCCAACCAAGGAAGACGAGGACTATGCCATCAATCCTGAGGAACTGCAGAAGTTAGTCACGCCGCGCACCAAAGCCATCATCGTCAATAGCCCCTGCAATCCGACCGGAGCCACTTACGACAAACGCACACTGGAGGCCATTGCAACCATCGCGGTGAAGCACAACCTCCTGATCATCTCCGATGAAATTTACGAGAAGGTGCTGTACGACGGAGCGACGCATATCAGCATCGCCACCCTGGGACCTGAAGTGGCCGAGCGCACAGTCATCATCAATGGTGTCTCCAAGGCCTACGCCATGACGGGATGGCGCATCGGCTATGCAGCCGGACCGAAGCCTCTCCTGACCGCCATGGCCAATATCCAAAGCCAAAGCACGTCCAATCCCTGCTCGATCTCGCAGAAAGCCGCCGTCGCTGCGCTCAAGCTTGGTGGACCGTTTACAGAAATGATGGTGGTGGAATTCGACCGGCGAAGAAAAGTCATGGTGGAGCGCCTCAATGCGATTCCTGGTGTGTCCTGCCGGATGCCAGGAGGAGCCTTCTATGCCTTTCCCAACATCGGCGGCGTGCTGGGGCGAACAGGACCGAACGGACCGGTGGCTTCACCGCAAGCATTGGCCAACTATCTCTTGAATGAGGCCCATGTGGCCGTGGTGCCCGGTGAGCCGTTCGGCAGTCAGCATCACATTCGGTTGTCCTATGCGACCAGCATGGACACCATCACGAAGGGATTGGATCGCATTGCTGCCGCGTTTGGTAAGCTGACAGCATGA
- a CDS encoding zinc ribbon domain-containing protein, producing MPIYEYLCHDCSYTFELKQSMKDEAVATCAKCGKSVSRIISAPAIMFKGSGWYITDYSDKMKPPTGETTKPTPTATTTAPAESSATPAAASSSTPSAPSAPPASGGTTSSSTPSASSAPASSTTSGQK from the coding sequence GTGCCTATTTACGAATATCTCTGCCACGATTGTTCATATACGTTTGAACTCAAACAGAGCATGAAAGACGAAGCCGTCGCCACCTGCGCGAAATGCGGCAAATCCGTCAGCCGAATCATTTCGGCGCCCGCAATCATGTTCAAGGGATCCGGCTGGTACATTACGGACTATTCGGACAAGATGAAACCGCCGACCGGGGAGACCACCAAACCGACGCCCACGGCCACGACAACCGCGCCGGCCGAGTCGTCGGCGACACCAGCGGCAGCGTCGTCATCGACGCCCTCCGCGCCATCTGCGCCGCCGGCTTCCGGAGGAACGACCAGCTCGTCCACTCCATCCGCCAGCAGCGCACCTGCATCCAGCACCACCTCAGGCCAGAAGTAG
- a CDS encoding L-threonylcarbamoyladenylate synthase has product MLFPRIARLVQAGGVLAIPTETYYGLGANPLDGAAVARLLSIKGRPDGKPILILIGDQAQLQDLVAEVSPAAQVLMEAFWPGPLTLVFSAGPGLPTAITAGTGTVGVRHTSHAALAELLRHTGPLTGTSANRSGESPVQTAAEVERTIGTMVDAIVDSGPTQGGLPSTVLSVCDGVRMIREGPIDRAMIQQALVARGFHLKP; this is encoded by the coding sequence GTGCTGTTCCCTCGGATTGCCCGATTGGTGCAGGCCGGCGGGGTGCTCGCGATTCCCACAGAAACCTATTATGGCTTAGGGGCGAATCCGCTCGATGGGGCAGCCGTGGCGCGCCTGCTCTCCATTAAGGGTCGACCGGATGGCAAACCTATTTTGATTCTGATTGGTGATCAGGCACAGCTTCAGGATCTTGTCGCCGAGGTGTCTCCTGCCGCGCAGGTGCTGATGGAGGCTTTTTGGCCGGGACCGCTGACGCTGGTGTTTTCCGCCGGTCCAGGACTTCCAACGGCTATCACGGCGGGGACCGGCACAGTGGGGGTTCGTCATACTTCTCACGCCGCTCTCGCGGAGCTTCTTCGACATACGGGACCCTTGACGGGTACGAGTGCGAATCGCTCAGGGGAGTCGCCGGTTCAGACCGCGGCAGAGGTAGAACGGACAATCGGCACCATGGTCGATGCCATCGTTGATAGCGGGCCCACGCAGGGCGGATTGCCGTCGACGGTGTTGAGTGTGTGTGACGGTGTGCGGATGATTCGTGAAGGGCCGATCGATCGAGCGATGATTCAACAGGCGCTTGTGGCGCGAGGATTTCACCTCAAGCCGTGA
- the purD gene encoding phosphoribosylamine--glycine ligase — protein sequence MKILVVGSGGREHTMVWKLSQSPRKPQIFCAPGNAGIESLAACLPIKADDITALKDFVIKEQVDLTVVGPEVPLANGIVDEFRKAKLKIFGPTKNAARLESSKIFSKDVMALAKIPTARAKSFEKMDEALAYVEAHELPVVIKADGLAQGKGVIIATTREQAKQAIVDSMEYAVFGQAGQRVLIEQFLDGEELTIMAFTDGKAVVPMLPAQDHKRVGDGDTGLNTGGMGAYCPAPLCTPALRMQVTRDVLQPIVSAMSRMGSPFQGVLYAGIMVVKGVPYVLEFNARMGDPETQVVLPLLKSDLIDVIEAVVEHRLDQLTVEWHDDCAVCVVMTSEGYPGSYETGKAIHGLADGEPSATVFHAGTVRKGSDVVTAGGRVLGVTGRGATIAEAQQAAYRRVQKISFDGQHYRTDIAHRALRRSS from the coding sequence GTGAAGATTCTTGTCGTCGGGAGCGGTGGGCGCGAACATACGATGGTGTGGAAGCTCTCGCAGAGTCCGCGGAAGCCGCAAATTTTCTGTGCGCCGGGGAATGCCGGGATTGAGTCGCTGGCGGCTTGTCTGCCGATCAAGGCGGACGATATTACGGCGCTCAAAGATTTTGTCATCAAGGAACAGGTTGATCTGACGGTGGTGGGCCCGGAAGTGCCGCTGGCGAACGGCATTGTCGATGAGTTTCGCAAGGCCAAGTTGAAAATCTTTGGTCCGACCAAAAATGCCGCCCGGCTGGAGTCCAGCAAGATCTTTTCGAAGGATGTGATGGCCTTGGCCAAGATTCCAACGGCGCGGGCGAAGAGTTTTGAAAAGATGGACGAGGCGCTCGCGTATGTCGAGGCGCACGAACTCCCGGTCGTCATTAAGGCCGATGGGCTGGCCCAGGGCAAGGGCGTGATCATTGCAACCACTCGCGAGCAGGCGAAGCAGGCGATCGTCGATTCGATGGAATATGCCGTCTTCGGTCAGGCCGGCCAGCGCGTGCTCATCGAACAATTCCTCGACGGCGAAGAACTCACCATCATGGCGTTTACGGATGGTAAGGCGGTGGTGCCCATGTTGCCGGCACAGGATCACAAGCGTGTGGGCGACGGCGACACGGGGCTCAACACGGGGGGCATGGGCGCCTATTGCCCGGCTCCGTTGTGCACCCCGGCCTTGCGTATGCAGGTCACTCGCGACGTGTTGCAGCCGATTGTGTCGGCGATGTCCCGGATGGGTTCTCCGTTTCAAGGTGTGCTATACGCCGGAATCATGGTCGTGAAGGGCGTCCCCTATGTGCTTGAGTTCAATGCGCGCATGGGCGATCCTGAAACGCAGGTGGTGTTGCCGCTGCTCAAGTCTGATCTCATCGATGTGATCGAGGCCGTCGTTGAGCATCGGCTGGATCAGTTGACGGTGGAGTGGCATGACGACTGTGCCGTGTGTGTGGTGATGACGTCGGAGGGCTATCCCGGCAGTTATGAAACGGGAAAGGCCATCCACGGACTTGCCGACGGCGAGCCCTCAGCGACGGTGTTTCATGCCGGAACTGTCCGAAAGGGCTCTGACGTGGTGACCGCCGGTGGCCGGGTGTTAGGCGTCACCGGGCGAGGGGCCACGATTGCGGAGGCGCAACAGGCCGCCTACCGACGAGTTCAGAAGATTTCTTTCGACGGACAGCATTACCGGACGGACATTGCCCATCGCGCTCTTCGGCGCAGCAGCTAG
- the purH gene encoding bifunctional phosphoribosylaminoimidazolecarboxamide formyltransferase/IMP cyclohydrolase has protein sequence MASIKRALISVSDKTGVIEMAKGLEALGAEILSTGGTAKALRDAGVKVTDVATYTGSPEILDGRVKTLHPKIHGGLLGRRSVPAHVDQMKQHNIGPIDVVVVNLYPFEATIAKPNCPFEEAIENIDIGGPSMLRSAAKNHEDVLVVVDPADYTRVLDAAKAGTVPPGLRRELAMKVFQHTARYDSLIAGYLEKQVQGGDVKFPKILSLQFELAETLRYGENPHQQGAFYREFNSNEPSVSRGKILHGKAMSYNNFLDANSALELAKEYDECAVAIIKHNNPCGVALGATPVEAYVKARATDPVSAFGGVLAFNRPVDLATAKEITSTFVEVVIAPGFAEDALAELKRKKDLRLLDVGPLTKVPQVGLDLKKLVGGLIVQDRDLGVLTDLRTLQVPTARKPTDEEYAACAFAWKVCKHVKSNAIIYAMPGQTVGIGAGQMSRVDSVKLAVMKAQMPVKGCVMASDAFFPFRDGLDAAAQAGITAVIQPGGSIRDAEIIKAADEQGLAMIMTGMRHFRH, from the coding sequence ATGGCCAGCATCAAGCGGGCGCTGATTAGTGTTTCAGATAAAACGGGAGTCATTGAGATGGCCAAGGGCTTGGAGGCTCTTGGGGCAGAAATTCTCTCGACGGGCGGGACGGCCAAGGCTTTGCGTGACGCGGGCGTGAAGGTCACGGATGTGGCGACGTACACGGGCTCGCCGGAGATTCTTGATGGTCGTGTGAAAACGCTCCATCCGAAGATCCATGGTGGGTTGCTCGGTCGTCGCTCGGTGCCGGCTCATGTCGATCAGATGAAACAGCACAATATCGGCCCGATCGATGTCGTGGTGGTGAATCTCTATCCCTTTGAAGCCACTATTGCGAAGCCGAACTGCCCCTTCGAAGAAGCGATTGAGAATATCGATATCGGCGGTCCGTCGATGCTGCGCTCTGCGGCGAAGAATCATGAAGATGTGCTGGTCGTGGTCGATCCGGCGGACTATACGCGCGTATTGGATGCGGCAAAGGCGGGGACGGTTCCGCCTGGGTTGCGTCGCGAGCTGGCCATGAAGGTGTTTCAGCATACGGCGCGCTATGACAGCCTGATTGCGGGCTATCTCGAAAAGCAGGTGCAGGGCGGAGATGTGAAGTTCCCCAAGATCCTCTCGCTGCAATTCGAGTTGGCGGAGACGTTGCGGTACGGAGAGAATCCTCACCAGCAGGGCGCGTTCTATCGCGAATTTAACTCTAATGAGCCGTCGGTGTCGCGCGGGAAAATTCTGCACGGGAAGGCGATGTCGTACAACAACTTCCTCGACGCGAATTCGGCCCTCGAGCTGGCGAAAGAATATGACGAGTGTGCGGTCGCGATCATCAAGCACAACAATCCTTGCGGTGTGGCGCTGGGCGCGACGCCGGTCGAAGCCTATGTGAAGGCGCGTGCGACGGATCCGGTCTCGGCGTTCGGTGGCGTGCTGGCGTTCAACCGGCCGGTCGATCTGGCCACCGCCAAGGAAATCACCTCAACGTTCGTCGAAGTGGTGATTGCTCCCGGGTTTGCCGAGGATGCGCTGGCCGAACTCAAGCGCAAGAAGGATCTGCGGTTGCTCGACGTCGGGCCGCTCACGAAGGTGCCGCAGGTGGGACTCGACCTCAAGAAACTCGTCGGCGGGTTGATCGTGCAGGATCGCGATTTGGGTGTGTTGACGGACCTTCGTACGCTGCAAGTCCCGACGGCGCGCAAGCCGACGGACGAGGAGTATGCGGCCTGCGCCTTCGCCTGGAAGGTCTGCAAACATGTGAAGTCAAACGCCATCATTTACGCGATGCCTGGCCAGACGGTCGGGATCGGTGCCGGGCAAATGAGCCGCGTCGATAGCGTGAAGCTGGCGGTGATGAAAGCGCAGATGCCGGTGAAGGGCTGCGTGATGGCCTCGGACGCGTTTTTCCCGTTCCGCGACGGTCTGGATGCGGCGGCGCAAGCCGGGATTACGGCGGTGATTCAGCCGGGCGGCTCGATTCGCGATGCCGAAATCATTAAGGCGGCGGACGAGCAGGGGTTGGCGATGATTATGACGGGCATGCGCCACTTCCGCCATTGA
- a CDS encoding putative Ig domain-containing protein: MGACSDVSNAPAPVAGPGPLAILTASPLPDGTVNQAYNLTLTPSGGTSPYTWSLAANSPQLPAGLSLNASTGAITGTPPNAVTSNTEFKLVDSKGETVQKVLPITINQAPVPLGIVTNSLPSGSINQPYAVALGPNGGTSPYTWALKAGSPPLPSGLSLNSGGVISGTPTVTSNATHTFTLTDATALTVEKALQLTISAIPLSITTSSLPQGTANQSYSAQLVFAGGTGSKTWGLAGGSPALPNGLTLNPSSGLISGIPSGTSNQNYTFTVTDQTPPTPQTASAVLQLVVGAAPPTLIITTPGTSSLPSGSVGSAYNTSLIATGGTGAQTWSITSGTLPNGLTLTPSTGAITGTPQLGSNGISSITVRVQDSGSPQQSAQKTLSITIGLPAAPNITTTSLPAGTFNVAYSQTPSITGGFGTLVWGITSGGLPSGLSLNTSNGNIFGTPTSTGTSNFTLRVQDQTSQFDDQTLSIAINPPAPPSINSFTLPTGTVIQAYPATQLTATGGAAPLTWTVTPALPGGLTIAPSTGIISGTPTSGSNGVTTHTFRATDSTQPINQFGELTRTLTINADVTAVTISTPSLPSGTVGQSYSGQLAASGGTTPYTFSVNTGSSLPAGLAVSASGAITGIPTATNSSATTFKVLDSTSPNQQSTTKALAITIAAAPPPLTISTTTLPTGTVGQAYSGQLVGFGGTPAYQWSVTPALPANLQLDQSTGAITGTPGANSSTSYTFTLQDSAAQSVQKSLTLTINAAPLPLTITTGSPLPDGKVGVAYGPVTLDASGGAPAYTWSSVVTPALPTGLTFDAPTHTISGTPLAAEPATAHTFTVQDSTLLSAGKALSLTINP; this comes from the coding sequence ATGGGAGCCTGTTCAGACGTGTCGAATGCTCCGGCGCCTGTTGCGGGACCAGGGCCATTAGCAATATTGACGGCATCACCATTACCGGACGGCACCGTCAATCAAGCATATAACCTCACGCTGACTCCTTCGGGGGGCACGTCTCCCTATACCTGGAGTTTGGCCGCTAATTCACCACAACTCCCGGCCGGGCTCTCGTTGAATGCGTCCACAGGAGCCATCACCGGTACCCCGCCTAATGCGGTGACCAGTAATACTGAATTCAAGTTGGTAGACTCGAAGGGCGAGACGGTCCAAAAGGTGCTTCCAATCACCATCAATCAGGCCCCGGTTCCTTTAGGCATTGTCACTAATTCACTTCCTTCAGGGTCCATCAATCAACCCTATGCCGTTGCTTTAGGTCCGAATGGCGGCACCTCTCCATATACATGGGCGCTCAAAGCTGGCTCACCACCGCTGCCAAGTGGACTCTCGCTCAACTCCGGGGGGGTTATTTCTGGGACACCCACCGTGACAAGCAATGCCACCCATACGTTTACACTGACAGATGCAACCGCCCTGACGGTCGAAAAAGCCCTGCAATTAACTATTAGTGCCATCCCTCTGTCGATCACAACCAGCTCACTCCCACAGGGGACGGCAAACCAATCCTATAGTGCGCAATTGGTTTTTGCTGGAGGCACGGGGAGCAAGACATGGGGACTTGCAGGAGGATCTCCTGCTCTCCCTAACGGATTGACACTGAATCCATCAAGCGGCTTAATAAGCGGGATCCCATCCGGAACCAGCAACCAAAACTATACCTTCACCGTCACTGACCAAACTCCACCGACACCTCAGACAGCGAGCGCGGTCCTACAACTAGTTGTCGGCGCGGCACCACCAACCTTAATTATCACGACACCCGGAACATCCTCTCTGCCAAGTGGCTCAGTGGGCTCTGCCTATAACACTTCCCTGATCGCCACAGGAGGAACAGGGGCGCAAACTTGGAGCATTACCAGTGGAACACTCCCCAATGGCCTAACGCTCACCCCCTCAACGGGAGCTATTACTGGGACGCCACAACTAGGCAGTAACGGGATATCGTCCATAACGGTTCGAGTTCAAGATTCAGGAAGTCCGCAGCAGTCTGCGCAAAAGACATTATCGATTACGATCGGTCTACCAGCGGCACCGAATATTACGACAACCTCGCTTCCGGCGGGAACATTCAATGTAGCCTATAGCCAGACACCCTCGATCACGGGAGGCTTTGGCACTCTTGTCTGGGGGATCACCAGTGGAGGTCTTCCCTCAGGCCTTAGCCTTAATACCTCAAACGGAAACATTTTCGGCACTCCGACCAGCACTGGCACTTCTAACTTTACCTTGCGGGTCCAGGACCAAACATCCCAATTCGATGATCAGACACTGTCAATTGCGATCAATCCCCCTGCTCCCCCCTCAATAAATTCGTTCACACTCCCAACGGGAACCGTGATCCAGGCCTACCCCGCCACGCAACTCACAGCCACCGGAGGAGCAGCTCCCTTGACGTGGACAGTAACTCCGGCGCTACCGGGAGGGCTAACCATAGCTCCCTCAACTGGAATCATCAGCGGTACCCCAACAAGTGGCAGCAATGGAGTGACGACACATACATTTAGAGCCACCGATTCGACCCAGCCAATCAATCAATTTGGTGAACTGACGCGAACCTTGACTATCAATGCCGATGTCACGGCTGTGACAATCTCGACCCCCTCGCTACCATCCGGCACTGTGGGCCAAAGCTACTCGGGCCAACTCGCGGCGTCAGGCGGGACGACACCCTATACATTTAGCGTCAACACCGGCTCATCACTGCCGGCCGGGCTCGCGGTGAGTGCATCAGGAGCCATTACCGGCATACCGACGGCAACTAATTCTAGCGCTACGACATTCAAAGTACTCGATTCCACAAGTCCAAACCAACAGTCCACCACCAAGGCGTTAGCGATTACGATTGCTGCTGCGCCACCGCCTCTCACGATCTCCACGACGACACTCCCAACAGGCACAGTTGGACAAGCCTATAGCGGCCAACTCGTAGGCTTTGGTGGCACACCGGCATATCAGTGGTCAGTAACTCCGGCACTACCAGCCAATTTACAACTCGATCAATCAACTGGAGCAATTACCGGAACACCGGGAGCCAATAGCAGCACCTCATATACATTCACTTTGCAGGATAGTGCAGCCCAATCGGTCCAAAAATCGCTGACCTTAACAATTAACGCTGCACCATTACCTTTAACCATTACCACCGGTTCACCGCTCCCTGATGGTAAAGTCGGCGTTGCGTATGGCCCTGTTACCCTAGACGCCTCAGGTGGAGCGCCAGCCTATACCTGGTCATCAGTCGTGACACCTGCGTTACCGACAGGACTAACATTTGATGCGCCCACACATACAATTAGCGGAACACCTTTGGCGGCTGAACCTGCTACGGCTCATACTTTTACCGTCCAGGATTCAACGCTACTTTCAGCAGGTAAGGCATTAAGCCTGACAATCAACCCGTAG